Proteins encoded in a region of the bacterium genome:
- a CDS encoding SDR family NAD(P)-dependent oxidoreductase, translated as MLVTGAAKRVGRVIALNLAAEGARLIIHYNRSAKDALALQRQIRTKFKTQAETVGADLSQVREVKRLAKEAWKLGSIDVLVNNASTFYPTPLGKVREEQWNDL; from the coding sequence GTGCTGGTGACGGGGGCGGCGAAGCGGGTCGGGCGCGTCATCGCCCTGAACCTGGCCGCCGAGGGCGCCCGGCTCATCATTCATTACAACCGTTCGGCCAAGGATGCCCTGGCCCTGCAAAGGCAGATTCGCACCAAGTTCAAGACCCAGGCCGAAACCGTGGGCGCCGACCTGAGCCAAGTGCGGGAAGTCAAGCGCCTCGCCAAAGAAGCTTGGAAGTTGGGCTCGATCGACGTCCTCGTCAACAACGCCTCGACCTTTTACCCGACGCCCCTGGGCAAGGTTCGAGAGGAGCAATGGAACGACCTGT